One Rossellomorea aquimaris DNA window includes the following coding sequences:
- a CDS encoding AraC family transcriptional regulator — protein sequence MDSLKRMNDALAYIEGHLTEDIEYSEISKIAFCSEYHFKRMFSFLSGISLSEYIRRRRLTLAALDLKDSDLRIIDIAVKYGYSSADSFTRAFHSMHGFLPSEARRENTPLKAYPKMTFQLTIQGGCEMNYRIVEKAPFKVVGFKKRVPIIFNGVNPEIAKMYERLTPEVIKQLKTLSNLEPTGIISASTNFSEGRMEEKGELDHYIGVATSSDETGEFDELKIKASTWAVFESIGPFPETLQNVWGRIYSEWFPASGYEAVEGPEIVWNESKDTGNPEYRSEIWIPVKKKNVG from the coding sequence ATGGATTCTTTAAAAAGGATGAATGATGCATTGGCTTACATTGAAGGGCACCTGACGGAGGATATTGAATATAGCGAAATATCGAAAATTGCTTTCTGTTCAGAATATCATTTTAAACGGATGTTTTCTTTTTTATCAGGCATAAGCTTATCAGAATATATTCGAAGAAGAAGACTGACTCTGGCTGCCCTTGATTTGAAAGATAGCGATTTGAGAATAATTGATATTGCTGTCAAATACGGATATAGTTCAGCTGATTCATTCACCCGTGCTTTTCATTCTATGCATGGCTTTCTACCTTCTGAAGCAAGAAGGGAGAATACGCCATTAAAAGCCTATCCTAAAATGACCTTTCAACTAACAATTCAAGGAGGATGCGAAATGAATTATCGTATTGTTGAAAAAGCACCATTTAAGGTAGTGGGCTTTAAGAAGAGGGTTCCTATAATTTTTAACGGAGTAAATCCAGAGATTGCTAAAATGTATGAGCGATTAACACCTGAGGTTATTAAACAATTAAAAACACTTTCAAACCTAGAACCAACAGGTATTATCAGTGCTTCAACTAATTTTTCTGAAGGAAGAATGGAAGAAAAGGGTGAGTTGGATCATTACATCGGGGTGGCAACTTCCAGTGATGAAACAGGAGAATTTGATGAATTAAAAATTAAAGCAAGTACCTGGGCAGTATTCGAATCGATTGGACCATTCCCGGAAACACTTCAAAATGTGTGGGGCAGGATATACTCTGAGTGGTTTCCAGCTTCAGGATATGAGGCAGTTGAAGGTCCTGAAATTGTATGGAATGAGAGTAAGGACACAGGGAATCCGGAGTATAGAAGTGAGATTTGGATTCCAGTAAAGAAAAAGAACGTTGGATAA